A window of Pedobacter lusitanus contains these coding sequences:
- a CDS encoding TonB-dependent receptor translates to MKIFSFRLVIAQLWLPPKLLKVMKLTIILLMIVLTQVSAKVFSQKISLNEKNAPLYKVLESIRKQSGFLVLYQDQVMEKASPVTINKKNISLQEALNDCFSNQSLTYQILEQTILVKSKPDLAIKRAQERSNFLIVVKGKIIDESGKPLPGAGIKVKGTTVSTVSNQNGEFSLKNIAEDAVLVVSFIGYSNKEVSAKENLGSIQLVPNSSNLNDVIVVGYGTQKRASVTGSIAQVKGSELAKAPVANITNSLVGRLPGLRAIQNSGEPGKDGSTIDIRGFGSALVIVDGVPSDFSQIDANEIESFSILKDASAAVYGVRAANGVILVTTKKGVMGKPRISYSTYYGLQNNATKYPELANAGVFAELSNEGAVNAWVKNNNPAVALSLPFSKDQVDQYKNGTLPSYDWFNSTIRKNAPQYYQNLNVDGGTEDVKYFFNIGYLNQDAIWKSNSTRFKRYNFRSNVSAKINKRLTAELNLSGRLGDLQTPGVSSGLIMATMKRESPVFPIYANDNTNYLASSNVQQNSLAQTDHQISGYGSERTKFFSGIARLTYDLPWIDGLNAKATYSYQNTDTENKNYIRKYNLYKYNSAANTYDIAYTANDPSNLNVRNAHKDDQAFQFSLNYAKTFGAKHNVSGLLLFERTETNTSFLSAYKEFLLDNLDELFAGVANNQSNDGSSAQIAREGYVGKFNYDYAGKYLIELGFRYDGTYKVAPGHRYGFFPNVSVGWRINEENFLKNNTTIDNLKLRASFGKVGDDGGDDADGANYIIPFRYIPGYNYPNDNYVFGTQLIPGLTTSGLTNPLLTWYTSYTSNVGLDVSLWKGKLGASVDVFYRKRAGLLATRVLSLPNTFGASLPQENLNGDNTRGFELELTHKNTVGKWQYSISPNLTFTRTKNGYLEQSPQTSSLGNYQGNMTDRWTNIIRGYEAIGQFQSQQEISTAPVQDAQANKTLLPGDIRYKDLNGDGVIDSRDQTVIGRGTTPELFFGLNLNVNYKGFDLTVLLQGASNFNRYYSEELQSPFFNGANTLAMFTDRWHRQDLYDPNSPWIAGKYPSTMISGSTNNQLYSTFWLQDATYLRIKNVDFGYTFSKGLIEKIGMRTARIYISGQNVFTFSKVKFIDPEQPSGRGNFYPQQKLWSLGLNVGF, encoded by the coding sequence ATGAAAATTTTCTCATTCCGTCTGGTCATAGCACAGCTATGGCTACCCCCTAAGCTATTAAAGGTTATGAAGCTTACCATTATATTATTGATGATTGTACTTACGCAGGTAAGCGCAAAAGTTTTCAGTCAGAAAATCTCTCTGAATGAAAAAAATGCCCCTTTATACAAAGTCCTTGAATCTATCAGGAAGCAAAGCGGTTTTTTAGTGCTTTATCAGGATCAGGTGATGGAAAAGGCAAGTCCGGTGACGATCAATAAGAAAAATATTTCGTTGCAGGAGGCTCTCAATGATTGCTTTTCTAACCAGTCTCTGACTTATCAGATTCTCGAACAGACAATTCTGGTTAAAAGCAAACCAGATTTGGCCATCAAAAGAGCACAGGAACGCAGCAACTTCCTAATCGTTGTAAAAGGTAAAATTATTGATGAAAGTGGCAAGCCGCTGCCGGGTGCCGGTATTAAGGTAAAAGGCACAACTGTATCAACGGTATCCAATCAGAATGGGGAATTCTCCCTGAAAAATATAGCCGAGGATGCGGTTCTGGTAGTTTCTTTTATAGGTTATTCTAATAAAGAAGTCTCTGCAAAAGAGAACCTGGGCTCAATCCAGCTCGTGCCCAACAGTTCAAATCTGAATGATGTGATCGTAGTTGGATATGGTACCCAGAAAAGGGCAAGTGTTACAGGGTCAATAGCGCAGGTAAAAGGATCAGAGCTGGCTAAAGCCCCTGTTGCAAACATAACAAACTCGCTTGTAGGTCGTTTACCGGGTTTAAGAGCTATTCAGAATAGTGGAGAGCCGGGGAAAGACGGGAGTACCATAGATATCAGGGGTTTTGGAAGTGCACTGGTAATTGTAGATGGGGTGCCTTCAGATTTTTCTCAGATAGATGCGAATGAGATAGAGAGTTTTTCTATTTTAAAAGATGCATCAGCCGCGGTATATGGGGTTCGTGCTGCGAATGGTGTTATCCTGGTGACTACCAAAAAGGGTGTTATGGGTAAACCTCGTATCAGTTACAGTACCTATTATGGTTTACAAAATAATGCGACAAAATATCCTGAACTTGCCAATGCGGGGGTATTTGCCGAATTAAGTAACGAAGGAGCTGTAAATGCCTGGGTTAAAAATAATAATCCAGCAGTGGCTTTGTCACTTCCTTTTTCAAAAGATCAGGTAGACCAGTATAAAAATGGGACATTACCTTCGTATGATTGGTTTAATTCAACTATTCGTAAAAATGCACCGCAATATTATCAGAATCTTAATGTAGATGGTGGAACAGAAGATGTCAAATACTTTTTTAATATCGGGTATCTGAATCAGGATGCGATCTGGAAAAGCAATTCAACAAGATTTAAGCGGTATAATTTCCGCAGTAATGTGAGTGCAAAGATTAATAAGCGTCTGACAGCTGAACTTAATCTGAGTGGCCGTTTGGGAGATCTTCAGACCCCCGGGGTTTCTTCTGGTTTGATTATGGCTACTATGAAAAGGGAAAGTCCTGTTTTTCCTATCTATGCCAATGATAATACCAATTACCTGGCCTCTTCAAATGTACAGCAGAATTCTCTGGCACAAACTGATCATCAGATTTCGGGCTATGGCTCAGAGCGGACCAAATTCTTTTCTGGTATAGCCAGGTTAACTTATGATTTACCCTGGATTGATGGTCTGAATGCAAAAGCTACCTATTCTTATCAGAATACAGATACAGAGAATAAAAATTATATCAGAAAATATAACTTATACAAATATAATAGTGCTGCCAATACTTATGATATAGCTTATACGGCTAATGACCCAAGCAATTTAAATGTAAGAAACGCGCATAAAGATGATCAGGCTTTTCAGTTCTCGCTGAACTATGCGAAAACTTTCGGCGCTAAACATAATGTGTCGGGTTTGCTGTTATTTGAAAGAACAGAAACGAATACTTCATTTTTGTCGGCTTATAAAGAATTTCTGCTGGATAATTTAGATGAACTGTTTGCAGGAGTAGCTAATAACCAAAGCAATGACGGGAGTTCTGCGCAGATTGCACGCGAGGGATATGTCGGGAAATTCAATTATGATTATGCTGGTAAGTATCTGATAGAATTGGGTTTTCGCTATGACGGAACTTATAAGGTAGCTCCCGGTCATCGTTATGGATTTTTTCCTAATGTATCTGTAGGATGGCGTATTAATGAGGAGAATTTTTTGAAAAACAATACGACCATAGATAACCTGAAACTCAGAGCATCTTTTGGAAAAGTAGGGGATGATGGTGGTGATGACGCAGATGGAGCCAATTATATCATACCTTTCCGTTATATACCAGGCTACAATTATCCGAATGATAATTATGTCTTTGGTACTCAGCTGATCCCTGGTTTAACTACCAGTGGTTTAACTAATCCGCTGTTAACCTGGTATACTTCCTACACCAGTAATGTTGGTTTGGATGTTTCTTTATGGAAAGGAAAGCTAGGGGCTTCGGTAGATGTTTTTTATCGTAAAAGAGCCGGGTTACTAGCTACCCGGGTTTTAAGTCTGCCCAATACCTTTGGTGCCAGTTTGCCACAGGAAAATCTGAATGGTGATAATACCAGGGGGTTTGAACTAGAGCTTACACATAAAAATACTGTTGGCAAATGGCAATACAGTATTTCACCAAACCTGACATTTACCAGGACTAAGAACGGTTATTTAGAACAGAGTCCGCAAACCAGCTCACTGGGGAATTACCAGGGTAATATGACCGATCGCTGGACCAATATTATCAGGGGATATGAGGCTATCGGACAGTTCCAGTCTCAGCAGGAAATTAGTACTGCACCGGTACAGGATGCCCAGGCAAACAAAACATTATTACCGGGAGATATACGCTATAAAGATTTGAATGGTGATGGGGTTATAGATAGCAGAGATCAGACTGTGATTGGAAGAGGGACTACACCTGAACTGTTTTTTGGTCTTAACCTGAATGTAAATTATAAGGGGTTTGATCTTACTGTACTGCTGCAGGGAGCTTCAAATTTTAACAGGTATTACAGTGAAGAATTACAGAGTCCGTTTTTTAACGGTGCCAATACTTTAGCCATGTTTACTGATCGCTGGCACCGTCAGGATTTATATGATCCTAACAGCCCCTGGATAGCAGGGAAATATCCTTCAACTATGATTTCAGGATCTACCAATAATCAGCTTTATTCTACATTCTGGCTGCAGGATGCCACATATCTGAGAATCAAAAATGTGGATTTCGGATATACTTTTTCCAAAGGTCTGATCGAAAAAATTGGTATGCGTACGGCAAGAATATATATATCAGGTCAGAATGTTTTCACTTTTAGTAAAGTGAAATTTATCGACCCTGAACAGCCGAGTGGCCGGGGTAACTTCTATCCTCAGCAAAAATTATGGTCACTGGGTTTAAATGTTGGTTTTTAA
- a CDS encoding RagB/SusD family nutrient uptake outer membrane protein, with protein MKRIKTYSVFLILLLSGMVSCKKDFLDRQPKNLVAESVAYSSVSGVTALTVTLYNDLPAEDFNYTVSDEAGYLSTTTDEAVRTYVWGNINNAVIGNWFGDWDYARIRRVNDFIEKVPGAAIDNDSKKRFLAEARFIRAFEYFALVKRYGGVPLVTRVQTYQTGDDVSGLVVPRNKEQEIYDFISAELDAVAADLPEDYSSDPANAFRANRYSALALKCRAMLYAASSAKYGTLQLNGLVGINSSMANSYWQKSLDAADLIIKSGKYRLYDVNADKAANFQQLFLTLGNQEAILTKVFQSPGKTHSFDFYNAPQSFKIDYGNTTNPTLEMVEEYEYTDGSPGILKVNDNAGNPIIYNRPADLFKGKDPRMFASILTPFDSWQGGILEVRRGVIDNGVKRTSESLTAVYPAGGTFSIVGKDGPLTTGDPSKTGFYIKKFMDPVNRVPSERSTTPWMVFRYGEVLLNYAEAAFELGNNGAAMDVINQLRSRAGIAPLSMVTLDKIRHERKVELAFENHRFWDLRRWHIASTVLNNTQFHALYPWIMWQNGADPNTMKYTFEKAVAPKLSRTFPEKLYLEPLPQQNPPYIQNPGYQ; from the coding sequence ATGAAAAGAATTAAAACATATAGCGTTTTTTTGATATTGTTGCTCAGTGGCATGGTATCATGCAAGAAAGATTTTTTGGACAGGCAACCTAAAAATCTGGTTGCTGAAAGTGTAGCCTACAGTAGCGTAAGCGGAGTTACCGCATTGACTGTTACGCTTTATAATGATCTGCCAGCAGAAGATTTTAATTATACCGTGAGTGATGAAGCGGGTTATCTGTCTACCACTACAGATGAAGCTGTCAGAACTTATGTCTGGGGAAATATTAACAACGCAGTTATTGGAAACTGGTTCGGTGACTGGGATTATGCCCGAATTAGAAGAGTGAACGACTTTATAGAAAAAGTTCCCGGTGCTGCAATAGATAATGACTCTAAAAAGAGGTTTCTTGCAGAAGCCAGGTTTATCCGGGCTTTTGAATACTTTGCTTTGGTAAAGCGTTATGGAGGTGTTCCACTGGTTACCCGGGTGCAGACATATCAAACGGGTGACGATGTATCTGGTCTTGTAGTTCCGCGTAACAAAGAACAGGAAATTTATGATTTCATCTCGGCAGAGCTGGATGCTGTGGCGGCTGACTTACCTGAAGATTATAGCAGCGATCCGGCTAATGCCTTTCGGGCAAACAGGTATAGTGCCCTTGCTTTAAAATGCAGAGCGATGCTGTATGCTGCTTCGAGTGCTAAATACGGGACTTTGCAGCTAAATGGATTAGTTGGTATCAATAGCAGCATGGCGAATTCATACTGGCAAAAATCGCTGGATGCAGCTGATCTGATCATCAAATCAGGAAAATATAGATTATATGATGTGAATGCTGACAAAGCTGCAAATTTCCAGCAGTTATTTCTGACTTTGGGTAACCAGGAAGCTATTTTGACTAAGGTTTTTCAGTCTCCTGGTAAAACGCATAGTTTTGATTTCTATAATGCACCACAGAGTTTCAAAATCGATTATGGAAATACAACCAATCCGACTCTGGAAATGGTGGAGGAATATGAATATACAGACGGTTCTCCGGGGATCCTTAAGGTTAATGATAATGCCGGGAATCCTATTATTTATAATCGGCCTGCAGATCTGTTCAAAGGAAAAGACCCGAGGATGTTTGCATCCATTTTAACTCCTTTTGATTCCTGGCAGGGTGGTATCCTTGAAGTAAGAAGGGGAGTGATAGATAACGGGGTGAAACGTACTTCTGAGAGTCTGACGGCTGTTTATCCTGCAGGTGGGACATTTAGTATTGTAGGAAAAGACGGGCCTTTAACCACCGGAGATCCGAGCAAAACAGGATTCTATATCAAGAAATTTATGGACCCTGTTAACCGCGTCCCATCCGAACGCTCTACTACACCCTGGATGGTTTTCCGTTATGGAGAAGTACTGCTTAATTATGCAGAGGCTGCTTTTGAACTGGGGAATAACGGTGCTGCGATGGATGTGATCAATCAGCTCAGGAGCAGAGCGGGTATAGCACCTTTGAGTATGGTTACACTTGATAAGATCAGACATGAAAGAAAAGTGGAGCTAGCATTTGAAAATCATCGCTTCTGGGATTTACGCAGGTGGCATATTGCCAGTACAGTATTAAATAATACACAGTTTCATGCATTGTATCCCTGGATCATGTGGCAGAATGGGGCTGATCCCAATACGATGAAATATACTTTTGAAAAAGCAGTTGCACCGAAATTATCACGGACTTTCCCCGAGAAATTATATCTGGAGCCTTTGCCGCAGCAAAATCCGCCATATATTCAAAATCCTGGTTATCAATAA
- a CDS encoding DUF3823 domain-containing protein — protein MKKLFIGVFLALAVFVSACKKDNYKSPDAELSGNIVDAATGKNVPQQTNVGGGYLQLFQTDYPKPSAIQTALHPDGSYTRGFTFNGNYKVVPTGPFFYLDTINVKVNGTTQMDIRVVPYLTVSCEVLSKTSTSITVRVKVAQPAQNTQKIARILAVAATFNTVDVNNYNSNRGLTNTEALDNQTVVSKDYDYTIAELKPATLYYVRGGGRTINPGNYYNYSPMLTVTTNSQ, from the coding sequence ATGAAGAAATTATTTATTGGTGTGTTCCTTGCGCTGGCGGTGTTTGTCAGCGCTTGTAAAAAGGACAATTACAAATCACCTGATGCAGAGCTCTCAGGTAATATTGTGGATGCAGCAACAGGGAAGAATGTGCCTCAGCAAACTAATGTTGGTGGTGGTTATCTGCAGCTTTTTCAAACGGATTATCCAAAACCGTCTGCAATACAGACAGCGCTTCATCCTGATGGAAGTTATACCCGTGGTTTTACTTTTAACGGGAATTATAAAGTTGTGCCAACCGGACCTTTCTTTTACCTGGATACAATAAACGTAAAGGTAAATGGTACAACACAAATGGATATCAGGGTAGTACCCTATCTAACGGTAAGCTGTGAGGTACTGAGTAAGACAAGTACAAGTATTACGGTGAGAGTAAAAGTAGCACAGCCGGCTCAGAACACGCAAAAAATTGCAAGGATATTGGCTGTAGCAGCTACATTCAACACGGTTGATGTCAATAATTATAATAGTAACAGGGGTTTAACCAATACAGAGGCGCTGGATAACCAGACTGTAGTCAGTAAAGACTATGATTACACGATTGCTGAATTAAAGCCTGCCACACTTTATTATGTACGCGGAGGTGGCCGTACGATAAATCCCGGCAACTATTATAATTATTCGCCGATGTTAACGGTCACCACAAATTCTCAATAG